A single Anopheles maculipalpis chromosome 3RL, idAnoMacuDA_375_x, whole genome shotgun sequence DNA region contains:
- the LOC126560401 gene encoding uncharacterized protein LOC126560401, giving the protein MVEVAGDTSTVDVSGTLGKSDVTIKVRDKAARRFRSGAEVSAFCKTFTTETTTTTSITTTATTTIPTPTTQTPTTSTTETTTEITSPTTTSTTPTSQTPTSPTPMSTTPTSTTTATTTLITTTLSTNTPTPAPTSIETSTSTMLTTESTSSEATTAMSSSTGPTDATTASTSSEATTAMSSSTGPTGSTTASTSTEATTSSSTGPTDATTASTSTEATTAMSSSTGPTDATTASTPT; this is encoded by the exons ATGGTAGAAGTAGCGGGTGACACATCAACGGTCGATGTATCGGGAACCCTTGGAAAATCAGATGTCACTATAAAAGTTCGTGACAAAGCAGCAAGACGATTTCGAAGTGGAGCTGAAGTTTCTGCGTTTTGCAAAACCTTTACAACcgagacaacaacaacaacatcaataacAACCACTGCTACCACAACCATACCCACACccaccacacaaacaccaacgaCCTCCACGACGGAAACGACCACCGAAATAACGTCCCCAACAACAACGTCCACGACACCAACGTCCCAGACACCAACATCCCCTACTCCAATGTCGACCACACCAacgtcaacaacaacagccaccACCACTCTAATAACAACTACATTATCTACCAACACACCAACGCCAGCACCAACCAGCATAGAAACTTCTACATCAACCATGCTTACAACGGAATcaacctccagcgaagcaaccaccgctatgtcctctagcactggacctacagacgcaactactgcatcgacctccagcgaagcaaccaccgctatgtcctctagcacagGCCCTACAGGCTCTACAACTGCATCGACATCCaccgaagcaaccacc tcctccagcactggacctacagacgcaactactgcatcgacctccaccgaagcaaccaccgctatgtcctccagcactggacctacagacgctacaactgcCTCGACcccca cataG